One part of the Homo sapiens chromosome 19, GRCh38.p14 Primary Assembly genome encodes these proteins:
- the MAG gene encoding myelin-associated glycoprotein isoform c (isoform c is encoded by transcript variant 3), with product MPSSISAFEGTCVSIPCRFDFPDELRPAVVHGVWYFNSPYPKNYPPVVFKSRTQVVHESFQGRSRLLGDLGLRNCTLLLSNVSPELGGKYYFRGDLGGYNQYTFSEHSVLDIVNTPNIVVPPEVVAGTEVEVSCMVPDNCPELRPELSWLGHEGLGEPAVLGRLREDEGTWVQVSLLHFVPTREANGHRLGCQASFPNTTLQFEGYASMDVKYPPVIVEMNSSVEAIEGSHVSLLCGADSNPPPLLTWMRDGTVLREAVAESLLLELEEVTPAEDGVYACLAENAYGQDNRTVGLSVMYAPWKPTVNGTMVAVEGETVSILCSTQSNPDPILTIFKEKQILSTVIYESELQLELPAVSPEDDGEYWCVAENQYGQRATAFNLSVEFAPVLLLESHCAAARDTVQCLCVVKSNPEPSVAFELPSRNVTVNESEREFVYSERSGLVLTSILTLRGQAQAPPRVICTARNLYGAKSLELPFQGAHRLMWAKIGPVGAVVAFAILIAIVCYITQTRRKKNVTESPSFSAGDNPPVLFSSDFRISGAPEKYESERRLGSERRLLGLRGEPPELDLSYSHSDLGKRPTKDSYTLTEELAEYAEIRVK from the exons ATGCCCTCGTCCATCTCGGCCTTCGAAGGCACGTGCGTCTCCATCCCCTGCCGCTTTGACTTCCCGGATGAGCTGCGGCCCGCTGTGGTGCATGGTGTCTGGTACTTCAATAGCCCCTACCCCAAGAACTACCCCCCGGTGGTCTTCAAGTCGCGCACCCAAGTAGTCCACGAGAGCTTCCAGGGCCGCAGCCGCCTCCTGGGGGACCTGGGCCTGCGAAACTGCACCCTCCTGCTCAGCAACGTCAGCCCCGAGCTGGGCGGGAAGTACTACTTCCGTGGGGACCTGGGCGGCTACAACCAGTACACCTTCTCAGAGCACAGCGTCCTGGATATCGTCA ACACCCCCAACATCGTGGTGCCCCCAGAGGTGGTGGCAGGCACGGAGGTGGAGGTCAGCTGCATGGTGCCGGACAACTGCCCAGAGCTGCGCCCTGAGCTGAGCTGGCTGGGCCACGAGGGGCTGGGGGAGCCCGCTGTGCTGGGCCGGCTGCGGGAGGACGAGGGCACCTGGGTGCAGGTGTCACTGCTGCACTTCGTGCCCACGAGGGAGGCCAACGGCCACAGGCTGGGCTGCCAGGCCTCCTTCCCCAACACCACCCTGCAGTTCGAGGGCTACGCCAGCATGGACGTCAAGT ACCCCCCGGTGATTGTGGAGATGAACTCCTCGGTGGAGGCCATCGAGGGCTCCCACGTGAGCCTGCTCTGTGGGGCTGACAGCAACCCCCCGCCGCTGCTGACCTGGATGCGGGACGGGACAGTCCTCCGGGAGGCGGTGGCCGAGAGCCTGCTCCTGGAGCTGGAGGAGGTGACCCCCGCCGAAGACGGCGTCTATGCCTGCCTGGCCGAGAATGCCTATGGCCAGGACAACCGCACCGTGGGGCTCAGTGTCATGT ATGCACCCTGGAAGCCAACAGTGAACGGGACAATGGTGGCCGTAGAGGGGGAGACGGTCTCTATCTTGTGCTCCACACAGAGCAACCCGGACCCTATTCTCACCATCTTCAAGGAGAAGCAGATCCTGTCCACGGTCATCTACGAGAGCGAGCTGCAGCTGGAGCTGCCGGCCGTGTCACCCGAGGATGATGGAGAGTACTGGTGTGTGGCTGAGAACCAGTATGGCCAGAGGGCCACCGCCTTCAACCTGTCTGTGGAGT TCGCCCCTGTGCTCCTCCTGGAGTCCCACTGCGCGGCAGCCCGAGACACGGTGCAGTGCCTGTGCGTGGTGAAGTCCAACCCGGAGCCGTCCGTGGCCTTTGAGCTGCCATCGCGCAATGTGACCGTGAACGAGAGCGAGCGGGAGTTCGTGTACTCGGAGCGCAGCGGCCTCGTGCTCACCAGCATCCTCACGCTGCGGGGGCAggcccaggccccgccccgcgTCATCTGCACCGCGAGGAACCTCTATGGCGCCAAGAGCCTGGAGCTGCCCTTCCAGGGAGCCC ATCGACTGATGTGGGCCAAGATCGGGCCTGTGGGCGCCGTGGTCGCCTTTGCCATCCTGATTGCCATCGTCTGCTACATTACCCAGACACGCAGGAA AAAGAACGTGACAGAGAGCCCCAGCTTCTCGGCAGGGGACAACCCTCCCGTCCTGTTCAGCAGCGACTTCCGCATCTCTGGGGCACCAGAGAAGTACGAG
- the MAG gene encoding myelin-associated glycoprotein isoform b precursor (isoform b precursor is encoded by transcript variant 2), with the protein MIFLTALPLFWIMISASRGGHWGAWMPSSISAFEGTCVSIPCRFDFPDELRPAVVHGVWYFNSPYPKNYPPVVFKSRTQVVHESFQGRSRLLGDLGLRNCTLLLSNVSPELGGKYYFRGDLGGYNQYTFSEHSVLDIVNTPNIVVPPEVVAGTEVEVSCMVPDNCPELRPELSWLGHEGLGEPAVLGRLREDEGTWVQVSLLHFVPTREANGHRLGCQASFPNTTLQFEGYASMDVKYPPVIVEMNSSVEAIEGSHVSLLCGADSNPPPLLTWMRDGTVLREAVAESLLLELEEVTPAEDGVYACLAENAYGQDNRTVGLSVMYAPWKPTVNGTMVAVEGETVSILCSTQSNPDPILTIFKEKQILSTVIYESELQLELPAVSPEDDGEYWCVAENQYGQRATAFNLSVEFAPVLLLESHCAAARDTVQCLCVVKSNPEPSVAFELPSRNVTVNESEREFVYSERSGLVLTSILTLRGQAQAPPRVICTARNLYGAKSLELPFQGAHRLMWAKIGPVGAVVAFAILIAIVCYITQTRRKKNVTESPSFSAGDNPPVLFSSDFRISGAPEKYESKEVSTLESH; encoded by the exons CCTCCCGAGGGGGTCACTGGGGTGCCTGGATGCCCTCGTCCATCTCGGCCTTCGAAGGCACGTGCGTCTCCATCCCCTGCCGCTTTGACTTCCCGGATGAGCTGCGGCCCGCTGTGGTGCATGGTGTCTGGTACTTCAATAGCCCCTACCCCAAGAACTACCCCCCGGTGGTCTTCAAGTCGCGCACCCAAGTAGTCCACGAGAGCTTCCAGGGCCGCAGCCGCCTCCTGGGGGACCTGGGCCTGCGAAACTGCACCCTCCTGCTCAGCAACGTCAGCCCCGAGCTGGGCGGGAAGTACTACTTCCGTGGGGACCTGGGCGGCTACAACCAGTACACCTTCTCAGAGCACAGCGTCCTGGATATCGTCA ACACCCCCAACATCGTGGTGCCCCCAGAGGTGGTGGCAGGCACGGAGGTGGAGGTCAGCTGCATGGTGCCGGACAACTGCCCAGAGCTGCGCCCTGAGCTGAGCTGGCTGGGCCACGAGGGGCTGGGGGAGCCCGCTGTGCTGGGCCGGCTGCGGGAGGACGAGGGCACCTGGGTGCAGGTGTCACTGCTGCACTTCGTGCCCACGAGGGAGGCCAACGGCCACAGGCTGGGCTGCCAGGCCTCCTTCCCCAACACCACCCTGCAGTTCGAGGGCTACGCCAGCATGGACGTCAAGT ACCCCCCGGTGATTGTGGAGATGAACTCCTCGGTGGAGGCCATCGAGGGCTCCCACGTGAGCCTGCTCTGTGGGGCTGACAGCAACCCCCCGCCGCTGCTGACCTGGATGCGGGACGGGACAGTCCTCCGGGAGGCGGTGGCCGAGAGCCTGCTCCTGGAGCTGGAGGAGGTGACCCCCGCCGAAGACGGCGTCTATGCCTGCCTGGCCGAGAATGCCTATGGCCAGGACAACCGCACCGTGGGGCTCAGTGTCATGT ATGCACCCTGGAAGCCAACAGTGAACGGGACAATGGTGGCCGTAGAGGGGGAGACGGTCTCTATCTTGTGCTCCACACAGAGCAACCCGGACCCTATTCTCACCATCTTCAAGGAGAAGCAGATCCTGTCCACGGTCATCTACGAGAGCGAGCTGCAGCTGGAGCTGCCGGCCGTGTCACCCGAGGATGATGGAGAGTACTGGTGTGTGGCTGAGAACCAGTATGGCCAGAGGGCCACCGCCTTCAACCTGTCTGTGGAGT TCGCCCCTGTGCTCCTCCTGGAGTCCCACTGCGCGGCAGCCCGAGACACGGTGCAGTGCCTGTGCGTGGTGAAGTCCAACCCGGAGCCGTCCGTGGCCTTTGAGCTGCCATCGCGCAATGTGACCGTGAACGAGAGCGAGCGGGAGTTCGTGTACTCGGAGCGCAGCGGCCTCGTGCTCACCAGCATCCTCACGCTGCGGGGGCAggcccaggccccgccccgcgTCATCTGCACCGCGAGGAACCTCTATGGCGCCAAGAGCCTGGAGCTGCCCTTCCAGGGAGCCC ATCGACTGATGTGGGCCAAGATCGGGCCTGTGGGCGCCGTGGTCGCCTTTGCCATCCTGATTGCCATCGTCTGCTACATTACCCAGACACGCAGGAA AAAGAACGTGACAGAGAGCCCCAGCTTCTCGGCAGGGGACAACCCTCCCGTCCTGTTCAGCAGCGACTTCCGCATCTCTGGGGCACCAGAGAAGTACGAG